One Thermodesulfobacteriota bacterium DNA segment encodes these proteins:
- a CDS encoding formylmethanofuran dehydrogenase subunit E family protein — MKLRCCASRLLVLVWLLAPLPALAAPGPGTYEALATFHGHTCGGSILGARMGAAAKAALGDSATMGKVRAVYYATACPLDGIQVTTGCTLGNGTIEVKDEKEMKLRLTVDGLPGLVEARPTDAALALGKESKDLAKKARELPQGSPQRVTLEARVAEIFAELKAAPDAEVVQTILIR, encoded by the coding sequence ATGAAGCTCCGCTGCTGCGCCTCGCGACTCCTGGTGCTCGTCTGGCTCCTCGCCCCGCTGCCGGCCCTGGCCGCTCCCGGCCCGGGGACGTACGAGGCCCTCGCGACGTTCCATGGCCACACCTGCGGCGGGTCGATTCTCGGGGCGCGCATGGGGGCTGCCGCGAAGGCGGCCCTGGGGGACAGTGCGACGATGGGCAAGGTCCGCGCCGTCTACTACGCCACGGCCTGCCCGCTCGACGGCATCCAGGTGACCACCGGGTGCACCCTCGGCAACGGCACCATCGAGGTGAAGGACGAGAAGGAAATGAAGCTGCGGCTCACCGTGGACGGGCTGCCCGGGTTGGTCGAGGCCAGGCCGACGGACGCGGCGCTGGCGCTCGGCAAGGAGTCCAAGGACCTGGCCAAGAAGGCGAGGGAGCTCCCCCAGGGATCGCCGCAGCGGGTAACGCTGGAGGCACGGGTGGCGGAGATCTTCGCCGAGCTCAAGGCCGCGCCCGATGCAGAGGTGGTGCAGACGATCCTCATTCGGTAG